A window from Brachyhypopomus gauderio isolate BG-103 chromosome 6, BGAUD_0.2, whole genome shotgun sequence encodes these proteins:
- the ago3b gene encoding protein argonaute-3 isoform X2, producing MEISTSGAVGAVSLFPVSRRPGYGTMGKPIKLLANCFQVDIPKMDVYLYEVDIKPERCPRRVNREVVDSMVQHFKVTIFGDRRPVYDGKKSLYTAHPLPVATGGVDLDVTLPGEGGKDRPFKVSIKFVSLVSWHMLHEVLTGRSGSEPLDLDKPISTNPVHAVDVVLRHLPSMRYTPVGRSFFSSPEGYDHPLGGGREVWFGFHQSVRPAMWKMMLNIDVSATAFYKAQPVIQFMCEVLDIHNIDEQPRPLTDSHRVKFTKEIKGLKVEVTHCGTMRRKYRVCNVTRRPASHQTFPLQLENGQTVERTVAQYFREKYNLQLKYPHLPCLQVGQEQKHTYLPLEVCNVVAGQRCIKKLTDNQTSTMIKATARSAPDRQEEISRLVRSANYEADPFVQEFQFRVRDEMAEVTGRVLPAPMLQYGGRNRTVATPSHGVWDMRGKQFHTGVEIKMWAIACFATQRQCREEILKSFTDQLRKISKDAGMPIQGQPCFCKYAQGADSVEPMFRHLKNTYAGLQLIIVILPGKTPVYAEVKRVGDTLLGMATQCVQVKNVVKTSPQTLSNLCLKINVKLGGINNVLVPHQRPSVFQQPVIFLGADVTHPPAGDGKKPSIAAVVGSMDGHPSRYCATVRVQRPRQEVIQDLASMVRELLIQFYKSTRYKPTRLIFYRDGVSEGQFRQVLYYELLAIREACISLEREYQPGITYIVVQKRHHTRLFCADRNERVGRSGNIPAGTTVDTDITHPYEFDFYLCSHAGIQGTSRPSHYHVLWDDNCFTADEFQLLTYQLCHTYVRCTRSVSIPAPAYYAHLVAFRARYHLVDKEHDSAEGSHVSGQSNGRDPQALAKAVQIHHDTVRTMYFA from the exons ATGGAAATCAGCACTTCAG gagccGTTGGGGCCGTGTCCCTCTTCCCGGTGTCCAGAAGACCTGGCTATGGCACCATGGGGAAGCCCATCAAACTGCTGGCCAACTGCTTCCAGGTGGACATCCCCAAGATGGACGTCTACCTGTACGAAGTGGACATCAAACCCGAGCGATGCCCACGACGTGTGAACAG GGAGGTTGTGGACTCAATGGTGCAGCATTTTAAGGTGACCATCTTTGGGGACAGAAGACCAGTATATGATGGCAAGAAAAGTCTCTACACAGCACACCCTCTTCCAGTGGCAACAGGAGGG GTGGATCTAGATGTGACACTGCCTGGCGAGGGCGGTAAGGACCGCCCCTTCAAGGTCTCCATCAAGTTTGTGTCACTGGTGAGCTGGCATATGCTGCATGAAGTTTTGACAGGTCGGAGTGGATCCGAGCCCCTGGACCTGGACAAGCCCATCAGCACCAACCCTGTCCACGCTGTGGACGTGGTACTGCGTCACCTTCCATCCATGAG GTACACCCCAGTGGGCCGATCGTTCTTCTCCTCCCCCGAGGGCTATGATCACCCCCTGGGGGGGGGACGGGAGGTGTGGTTTGGGTTCCACCAGTCAGTGCGTCCAGCTATGTGGAAAATGATGCTCAACATAGATG TGTCTGCTACAGCGTTCTACAAAGCCCAGCCAGTGATCCAGTTTATGTGTGAAGTTCTGGACATCCACAACATCGATGAACAGCCACGCCCTCTCACAGACTCTCACCGAGTCAAATTCACCAAAGAAATCAAAG gtctgaaggtggaggtgaccCACTGTGGCACCATGAGGAGGAAGTATAGGGTCTGTAATGTCACCCGCCGGCCTGCCAGCCACCAGAC GTTTCCGCTGCAACTCGAGAATGGCCAGACCGTGGAGAGGACAGTGGCGCAGTACTTCCGAGAGAAATACAACCTTCAGCTCAAATATCCCCATTTGCCCTGCCTGCAGGTGGGCCAGGAGCAGAAACACACCTACCTGCCCCTGGAG GTATGTAATGTTGTTGCTGGCCAACGTTGCATAAAGAAACTCACAGACAACCAGACATCCACCATGATCAAAGCCACGGCCCGTTCTGCCCCAGACAGGCAAGAGGAAATCAGCAGATTG GTGCGCAGTGCGAACTACGAGGCGGACCCGTTCGTACAGGAGTTCCAGTTCCGCGTGCGTGATGAGATGGCCGAGGTCACAGGTCGCGTCCTGCCCGCCCCCATGCTGCAGTACGGCGGCAGG aatcgTACAGTGGCGACTCCGAGCCATGGTGTATGGGACATGCGGGGGAAGCAGTTCCACACGGGTGTGGAGATCAAGATGTGGGCCATCGCCTGCTTCGCCACTCAGAGACAGTGTCGGGAGGAGATCCTCAA GAGCTTTACAGATCAGCTGCGGAAGATCTCGAAGGACGCGGGGATGCCCATCCAGGGCCAGCCGTGCTTCTGCAAGTATGCGCAGGGAGCGGACAGTGTGGAGCCCATGTTCAGACACCTGAAGAACACCTACGCTGGCCTGCAgctcatcatcgtcatcctgcCCGGGAAAACACCCGTCTACG CGGAGGTGAAGCGTGTAGGAGATACCCTCCTAGGAATGGCCACTCAGTGTGTGCAAGTGAAGAACGTGGTGAAGACCTCCCCACAGACGCTCTCCAACCTCTGCCTCAAGATCAACGTCAAACTTGGTGGCATTAACAACGTCTTGGTCCCTCATCAACG ACCGTCAGTGTTCCAGCAGCCTGTCATCTTCCTGGGAGCCGATGTCACTCACCCTCCAGCTGGAGATGGCAAGAAGCCTTCAATAGCTGCA gTAGTGGGCAGTATGGATGGCCACCCGAGTCGGTACTGTGCCACGGTGCGAGTGCAGAGGCCCCGGCAGGAGGTGATCCAGGACCTGGCCTCCATGGTGCGGGAGCTGCTCATCCAGTTTTATAAGTCCACCCGCTACAAACCCACACGCCTCATCTTCTACCGGGACGGGGTGTCTGAGGGACAGTTCCGCCAG GTGCTGTACTATGAACTGCTGGCCATCCGTGAGGCCTGCATCAGTTTAGAGAGAGAGTACCAGCCCGGCATTACCTATATCGTTGTCCAGAAGCGCCACCACACGCGCCTTTTCTGTGCTGACCGTAACGAGAGG GTCGGACGGAGCGGTAACATCCCTGCTGGTACTACGGTGGACACTGACATCACCCATCCATATGAGTTTGACTTTTACCTCTGCAGTCATGCTGGAATCCAG GGTACGAGCCGCCCATCACACTACCACGTGCTGTGGGACGACAACTGCTTCACAGCGGACGAGTTCCAGCTGCTCACCTACCAGCTGTGCCACACTTACGTGCGCTGCACGCGCTCCGTCTCCATCCCTGCACCCGCCTACTACGCCCACCTGGTGGCCTTCCGCGCCCGCTACCACCTGGTGGACAAGGAGCACGACAG tGCGGAGGGAAGTCATGTGTCTGGGCAGAGCAATGGCCGGGACCCACAGGCTCTGGCCAAAGCCGTGCAGATTCACCACGATACCGTGAGGACCATGTACTTCGCCTAG
- the ago3b gene encoding protein argonaute-3 isoform X1 produces MEISTSGAVGAVSLFPVSRRPGYGTMGKPIKLLANCFQVDIPKMDVYLYEVDIKPERCPRRVNREVVDSMVQHFKVTIFGDRRPVYDGKKSLYTAHPLPVATGGVDLDVTLPGEGGKDRPFKVSIKFVSLVSWHMLHEVLTGRSGSEPLDLDKPISTNPVHAVDVVLRHLPSMRYTPVGRSFFSSPEGYDHPLGGGREVWFGFHQSVRPAMWKMMLNIDVSATAFYKAQPVIQFMCEVLDIHNIDEQPRPLTDSHRVKFTKEIKGLKVEVTHCGTMRRKYRVCNVTRRPASHQTFPLQLENGQTVERTVAQYFREKYNLQLKYPHLPCLQVGQEQKHTYLPLEVCNVVAGQRCIKKLTDNQTSTMIKATARSAPDRQEEISRLVRSANYEADPFVQEFQFRVRDEMAEVTGRVLPAPMLQYGGRVSSEHFLNRTVATPSHGVWDMRGKQFHTGVEIKMWAIACFATQRQCREEILKSFTDQLRKISKDAGMPIQGQPCFCKYAQGADSVEPMFRHLKNTYAGLQLIIVILPGKTPVYAEVKRVGDTLLGMATQCVQVKNVVKTSPQTLSNLCLKINVKLGGINNVLVPHQRPSVFQQPVIFLGADVTHPPAGDGKKPSIAAVVGSMDGHPSRYCATVRVQRPRQEVIQDLASMVRELLIQFYKSTRYKPTRLIFYRDGVSEGQFRQVLYYELLAIREACISLEREYQPGITYIVVQKRHHTRLFCADRNERVGRSGNIPAGTTVDTDITHPYEFDFYLCSHAGIQGTSRPSHYHVLWDDNCFTADEFQLLTYQLCHTYVRCTRSVSIPAPAYYAHLVAFRARYHLVDKEHDSAEGSHVSGQSNGRDPQALAKAVQIHHDTVRTMYFA; encoded by the exons ATGGAAATCAGCACTTCAG gagccGTTGGGGCCGTGTCCCTCTTCCCGGTGTCCAGAAGACCTGGCTATGGCACCATGGGGAAGCCCATCAAACTGCTGGCCAACTGCTTCCAGGTGGACATCCCCAAGATGGACGTCTACCTGTACGAAGTGGACATCAAACCCGAGCGATGCCCACGACGTGTGAACAG GGAGGTTGTGGACTCAATGGTGCAGCATTTTAAGGTGACCATCTTTGGGGACAGAAGACCAGTATATGATGGCAAGAAAAGTCTCTACACAGCACACCCTCTTCCAGTGGCAACAGGAGGG GTGGATCTAGATGTGACACTGCCTGGCGAGGGCGGTAAGGACCGCCCCTTCAAGGTCTCCATCAAGTTTGTGTCACTGGTGAGCTGGCATATGCTGCATGAAGTTTTGACAGGTCGGAGTGGATCCGAGCCCCTGGACCTGGACAAGCCCATCAGCACCAACCCTGTCCACGCTGTGGACGTGGTACTGCGTCACCTTCCATCCATGAG GTACACCCCAGTGGGCCGATCGTTCTTCTCCTCCCCCGAGGGCTATGATCACCCCCTGGGGGGGGGACGGGAGGTGTGGTTTGGGTTCCACCAGTCAGTGCGTCCAGCTATGTGGAAAATGATGCTCAACATAGATG TGTCTGCTACAGCGTTCTACAAAGCCCAGCCAGTGATCCAGTTTATGTGTGAAGTTCTGGACATCCACAACATCGATGAACAGCCACGCCCTCTCACAGACTCTCACCGAGTCAAATTCACCAAAGAAATCAAAG gtctgaaggtggaggtgaccCACTGTGGCACCATGAGGAGGAAGTATAGGGTCTGTAATGTCACCCGCCGGCCTGCCAGCCACCAGAC GTTTCCGCTGCAACTCGAGAATGGCCAGACCGTGGAGAGGACAGTGGCGCAGTACTTCCGAGAGAAATACAACCTTCAGCTCAAATATCCCCATTTGCCCTGCCTGCAGGTGGGCCAGGAGCAGAAACACACCTACCTGCCCCTGGAG GTATGTAATGTTGTTGCTGGCCAACGTTGCATAAAGAAACTCACAGACAACCAGACATCCACCATGATCAAAGCCACGGCCCGTTCTGCCCCAGACAGGCAAGAGGAAATCAGCAGATTG GTGCGCAGTGCGAACTACGAGGCGGACCCGTTCGTACAGGAGTTCCAGTTCCGCGTGCGTGATGAGATGGCCGAGGTCACAGGTCGCGTCCTGCCCGCCCCCATGCTGCAGTACGGCGGCAGGGTGAGCTCTGAACACTTCCTG aatcgTACAGTGGCGACTCCGAGCCATGGTGTATGGGACATGCGGGGGAAGCAGTTCCACACGGGTGTGGAGATCAAGATGTGGGCCATCGCCTGCTTCGCCACTCAGAGACAGTGTCGGGAGGAGATCCTCAA GAGCTTTACAGATCAGCTGCGGAAGATCTCGAAGGACGCGGGGATGCCCATCCAGGGCCAGCCGTGCTTCTGCAAGTATGCGCAGGGAGCGGACAGTGTGGAGCCCATGTTCAGACACCTGAAGAACACCTACGCTGGCCTGCAgctcatcatcgtcatcctgcCCGGGAAAACACCCGTCTACG CGGAGGTGAAGCGTGTAGGAGATACCCTCCTAGGAATGGCCACTCAGTGTGTGCAAGTGAAGAACGTGGTGAAGACCTCCCCACAGACGCTCTCCAACCTCTGCCTCAAGATCAACGTCAAACTTGGTGGCATTAACAACGTCTTGGTCCCTCATCAACG ACCGTCAGTGTTCCAGCAGCCTGTCATCTTCCTGGGAGCCGATGTCACTCACCCTCCAGCTGGAGATGGCAAGAAGCCTTCAATAGCTGCA gTAGTGGGCAGTATGGATGGCCACCCGAGTCGGTACTGTGCCACGGTGCGAGTGCAGAGGCCCCGGCAGGAGGTGATCCAGGACCTGGCCTCCATGGTGCGGGAGCTGCTCATCCAGTTTTATAAGTCCACCCGCTACAAACCCACACGCCTCATCTTCTACCGGGACGGGGTGTCTGAGGGACAGTTCCGCCAG GTGCTGTACTATGAACTGCTGGCCATCCGTGAGGCCTGCATCAGTTTAGAGAGAGAGTACCAGCCCGGCATTACCTATATCGTTGTCCAGAAGCGCCACCACACGCGCCTTTTCTGTGCTGACCGTAACGAGAGG GTCGGACGGAGCGGTAACATCCCTGCTGGTACTACGGTGGACACTGACATCACCCATCCATATGAGTTTGACTTTTACCTCTGCAGTCATGCTGGAATCCAG GGTACGAGCCGCCCATCACACTACCACGTGCTGTGGGACGACAACTGCTTCACAGCGGACGAGTTCCAGCTGCTCACCTACCAGCTGTGCCACACTTACGTGCGCTGCACGCGCTCCGTCTCCATCCCTGCACCCGCCTACTACGCCCACCTGGTGGCCTTCCGCGCCCGCTACCACCTGGTGGACAAGGAGCACGACAG tGCGGAGGGAAGTCATGTGTCTGGGCAGAGCAATGGCCGGGACCCACAGGCTCTGGCCAAAGCCGTGCAGATTCACCACGATACCGTGAGGACCATGTACTTCGCCTAG
- the olah gene encoding S-acyl fatty acid synthase thioesterase, medium chain — protein MDRVINRFIKRPDAAVRLVCFPWAGGGSTHYARWGQILNCSVEVYAVRLRGREARAKEAFFQHMQEILNEVIDVLLPELKEKPFALFGHSFGAMTAYAFAEYVKKVHSLEPVHVFLSGASAPFSEMRLQAPRRSQLSDEEFLQWMTTIGGTPPEILANSEVLKLFLPALKADLSVVENYRCSRPQNPFLSCPVSCFDGKEDMPHDLQAWKIITTGDFNVHMLSGSHFYLKDAENEKVILDYITKHLETAEMNYL, from the exons ATGGATCGAGTAATTAATAGGTTCATCAAGCGTCCAGACGCCGCAGTCAGGCTGGTGTGTTTCCCCTGGGCAGGAGGAGGGTCTACCCACTATGCACGCTGGGGGCAGATTCTCAACTGCTCTGTAGAAG TGTACGCGGTCCGACTGCGGGGCAGGGAGGCACGAGCTAAAGAAGCCTTCTTTCAGCATATGCAGGAGATTCTCAATGAGGTCATCGACGTACTGCTACCAGAACTCAAGGAGAAACCATTCGCCCTCTTTGGACACAG CTTTGGTGCGATGACTGCTTACGCCTTTGCTGAGTATGTGAAGAAAGTTCACAGTCTTGAACCAGTGCATGTGTTTCTCTCTGGAGCCTCTGCACCGTTT TCTGAAATGAGATTACAGGCCCCCCGAAGAAGCCAGCTATCTGATGAAGAATTCCTCCAGTGGATGACCACTATTGGAGGAACGCCTCCTGAAATACTGGCCAATTCTGAAGTGTTGAAGCTCTTCCTGCCTGCCTTGAAGGCAGACCTTAGTGTAGTGGAGAACTACAG gtgcAGCAGGCCACAGAACCCTTTCTTATCTTGCCCGGTCTCGTGCTTTGATGGCAAGGAGGACATGCCACATGACCTGCAAG CATGGAAGATTATAACTACTGGTGACTTCAATGTGCACATGCTTTCCGGATCACATTTCTATCTGAAAGATGCAGAAAATGAGAAAGTCATCCTGGACTATATCACAAAGCACCTAGAGACAGCTGAGATGAACTACTTGTAG